The following DNA comes from Castanea sativa cultivar Marrone di Chiusa Pesio chromosome 10, ASM4071231v1.
GTTGCTATGGATCTATGGTCTatggttttggttttatttggaGTCAACTGGGTTATGCCGCAGTCCGTTGTGAGGCTTCTAGCTTGTTGGCAAGGCAGGTTTGGTCGTCATCGAAATGGTCATATATGGTTAGTTGTTCCCCAttgcttaatgtggtgtctttgaagggagagaaatagtaggtgttttgaagataatgagagaTCCATACCAGACCTcatgttatttttctttagaactttattgGATTGGTCAGTTGCTATGTGAAACCAattattctattcttttcttgatttccttgattcttgtaatttttgtacttgaattgttgaccccttgtacactcccagtgtactagggtgttccattttttatatcaataaaacttattacttatcaaaaataaaaatcaagaaatgaaGTGGAATAGGAACAAACAGAAGCAGCTAAAAAGCATCTGTATTTTACCCtaaatcctttttctttttttaatccctGCCTGCATCAGACTTTCTGCatacaacatttaaaaataaaaccacacAACATTgcaaaactaatatatatttaaaaaggaACCAAGATTAAACTTTCAGAAGTTAGAAAACTAAGACACTCACTTCCAAACCAAGCAATCAATAGAGGCATTGTACTTTGCTCGACCTGATGTCACTTGGAAACTTGTTTTTGCTGTTTGTTTAGGTACAGGAATCTTGATGACCACACCAAGAGCAAACATTTTTGCACCAAAGACACTCTTTACCtgaatatgaatatgaatatgaatatgtAAATAAGCTAATGCAACACTGTCCAACATTTCAAAGATTGGAAACTTTTAGcatttaaaattacaaacctTAACATTTACTTCCATGCGGGTTCGACCAAGTTCCTTAATTGTTGGCAATACACGGAACGGAAGATTAACGCCCTCAGTGATACGATACCTATGGTAAATATAATGACAATTTGTCACCAATTAAAAACCCCAAAGAAAACACAGAATTTCCAGAAACACTAAGCATGGAAgctttatttgtttgattggtaCACATGCACATCTAGTGAATCTTGGAACCCATAAACTCACACTTCGCCTTGCTCTTACAAGAGAAGgaagtgtcatttgagctagagctaaTTGGCAAAAACATGGGACTTTCTGTCAGATGTTATTGgaaaattaaatatatgtaaGAAGATAATAACAAAAGGTTAGCTTCTAGAAAGCTGAACACAAAAATTGTGAAACACCAAGTGATAGAAGTggtgtaaaataaaagttcaaaattttatatatatgagcCTCCAGCCTAACTCCTGTTGATAAGTATCTTGTATCTATGATTTATAGAAAAGGACATCGCAATGTAAAAGCAGCAAAACCAGCATTGCTTCAAACAGAACATGATGGAATcataaaataaagcaaaagtGGAACTTTTAAACAGAAGATCCAAGGAGGGTATACACCCACAACGGTAGATATCATGCATCGGATACATACATCAAATATTATATCCCTTCAAGGATGTGTCAGATTTACAGCAacatatttgcatctctctcttttttttctttttctttttcttttttccttttgataagTAACTATACTTTATTAACAAAACGCAAAAAGGGGCACCACCATAATACACAGTATGTATACAAAGGAAGTtcctagaaaaagaaaatataagaaataataaaagtaaaaattagtgCCTACGATTCATAACGTCTAGAAAATCCAATATGTGAAGTAGAGAAAATGGTGTATTAACCAACActcatttgaataaaatttaaaatcacaacattacttgttaaaaaaaaacaataacaaattcaaaattgtaatttttttcctgatccaaattttttatgtgtgtgtgtgtgtgtgtaaagcAGATAACTTCAAAAATGAGACACGCAGACAGAAgaaagtttataaaattataaatttcagGGAGAGGGTTGGGGGGATGTCATGACATACATTGCTGCGAATGAACAACATAGACCACAAACAGATTATATAATACAATATTATGAGAGAAAACTAGTGAGCTTACTTCATCAATTCAAATTCACCATCTGGTGGCACAAAACTCACAGTCTTCTCTGAGTTAAACCTCGTCAAATTCACACATTGATGGAAAGTAACATCATCGAGCTCAATTGTTTTACCACTACAAAACATAGCATTGTCAAAGATAATGTAATTAGCCAtaaatctataataataataataataatactactaataataataataaataaaaatttattataaaaataataataaaaaaaaatataaaaaaaaacagccTTGCACAATAAAGCATTGCATAAGTTATTGAGTAATTTATAGATAGATAATTAGATAAAAGATTAAGTTACACCTaatgtaactttaagtaatattacaccacctaataacattttattgcatgtatattttgaaaatccactGTTGGCTTAcatcatgccaatcggatgctatttactattcaatccataaacttatcttttaaacataaatttaaaatacaaaaacttaaatttaaatatttgatagatgacatagttattaatctttgatcgtcttaaaattttgtaagcatgaaaagtataagaagaaaatgtaatccaactgtggatttatcaaaaattGCATCCACCTAAAaattattgagtggtgtaacattacttaaattacaccatatataatttgaacccagcccatatatatacatatattatttgcTACTAACCATTGAATTTTAAGCATGTTAAATACTGATGCAGTTCAAGAATGTAGTGTATATTGCGATAATTAATCTGATTTCTAATTGACTATTACtcattgtaacttttttttgataagtaattatTCATTGTAACTGTCAACAAAGTAAAAGAATAAAGCCACAAGCAGAAGTGGAATCAAGTATTCCTCTGGCTTGTCATGGCCTATTGTTTATGTGCTACACTGACATCACAAGCGCAAAtttagttttattaaaaaataaattcagagGAAACTGAGAGAGAAACAAGTggaaatattgtaaaaaataaataaataaataaaattcaaatttcatcaaGGGAACACTACATTAAGCAAATAAAGTGAGtgacagaaaaataaaagacataaaaGGCAGATATATAAAGAAGTAGAAAAATGTGTCATTAAAAATTACCTTTTAGTAGGACGGGATTTAATTTGTGACTCTTTCTCAAGgccaattttatcatttaaaccCAACTTCAAATCAGGCATTCCAGACAGGAAGCACTTCATAAGAATCTTCCCCGTTACATCACAACGCAGAACACTAcctatatttacaaaaatgttttataaGAGACAGAACTAAGAAAAATCGTGCAATATACCTACAGAACAACTGCCCACCTTTGGAAGACATAAGAAGATTTACACTTTCCACAATATCCAGAAAGACCTGTACAgggtaaaaattttaaaaatccagCAGAATGGCTATATCCAATAcagaaaagaaatggaaaaaattaaaatcaccTCATTCTTTTTATAAACAAGGCCTTCTCTCCGCCAACCAACAGCTCCCGTAACTTGTAAGGTTGCATTAGGAACAGGTTTATCTGTAGgctattttttttcatatggcagaaaaaaattattaaagcaTATTTAAACTTATATGTAAATAGAAGAATAAATCAAACATCATCTTTCATAAGCATATCTGGCATAACAATGTAAAACAATGTAATATACTtctgaaaaatattaaatatatgtatatataaaaaataaataaataaataaataaaaataaaaaggtccTAGAAGACTGTCAACAGTCATTGATTGATCAAATTACCAAATCCTAACTACCAACTTACTAACCTTGGATGAGAATGGTGAGCGCACTCCTTCCTGAGTGATGTAAAGCTTCAAAATCTCAGGAGAAAGATTTTGTGGGTAACCAAAATCCATAATTTCTGCAATTAGAGGTGAAAATCAATCCTCAACGCACTTACATAATGGTCATTAA
Coding sequences within:
- the LOC142613325 gene encoding AP-2 complex subunit mu, producing the protein MPVAASAIYFLNLRGDVLINRLYRDDVGGNMVDAFRVHIMQTKELGTCPVRQIGGCSFFYMRISNVYIVIVVSSNANVACAFKFVVEAVALFKSYFGGAFDEDAIRNNFVLIYELLDEIMDFGYPQNLSPEILKLYITQEGVRSPFSSKPTDKPVPNATLQVTGAVGWRREGLVYKKNEVFLDIVESVNLLMSSKGSVLRCDVTGKILMKCFLSGMPDLKLGLNDKIGLEKESQIKSRPTKSGKTIELDDVTFHQCVNLTRFNSEKTVSFVPPDGEFELMKYRITEGVNLPFRVLPTIKELGRTRMEVNVKVKSVFGAKMFALGVVIKIPVPKQTAKTSFQVTSGRAKYNASIDCLVWKIRKFPGQTEPTMSAEVELISTMAEKKSWTRPPIQMEFQVPMFTASGLRVRFLKVWEKSGYNTVEWVRYITKAGSYEIRC